From a single Agrobacterium tumefaciens genomic region:
- the ubiE gene encoding bifunctional demethylmenaquinone methyltransferase/2-methoxy-6-polyprenyl-1,4-benzoquinol methylase UbiE produces MTDARTTAEGGMETSYGFHKVDEGKKQGLVNEVFHKVAKRYDIMNDVMSAGLHRLWKDAMVSSLSPRKDASYRVLDVAGGTGDIAFRIVEASNRLAHATVLDINGSMLAVGEERAAKKKLSDNLTFVEANAEELPFEANTFDAYTVAFGIRNVPRIDVALKEAHRVLKRGGRLLVLEFSEVEMPLLDRVYDAWSFNAIPQFGKMITGDAEPYQYLVESIRKFPNQEDFAAMIRTAGFSRVSYTNYTGGIAALHSGWKL; encoded by the coding sequence ATGACCGACGCCCGTACGACCGCAGAAGGCGGCATGGAAACGTCCTATGGCTTCCACAAGGTGGACGAAGGCAAAAAGCAGGGGCTGGTCAACGAGGTCTTCCACAAGGTGGCCAAGCGCTACGACATCATGAACGACGTGATGTCGGCGGGCCTGCACCGGCTGTGGAAGGACGCCATGGTCTCTTCGCTTTCGCCGCGCAAGGATGCCTCCTACAGGGTTCTGGACGTGGCGGGTGGCACCGGCGACATCGCGTTTCGCATTGTGGAGGCCTCCAACCGTCTGGCGCACGCCACCGTTCTCGACATCAACGGCTCGATGCTGGCGGTCGGCGAGGAACGCGCGGCAAAAAAGAAACTTTCCGACAATCTGACCTTCGTTGAGGCCAATGCCGAAGAACTGCCCTTCGAGGCGAATACATTCGACGCCTATACGGTCGCATTCGGCATTCGCAATGTGCCGCGCATCGATGTCGCGCTGAAGGAAGCCCATCGCGTGCTGAAACGCGGCGGACGATTGCTGGTTCTGGAATTTTCAGAAGTCGAAATGCCGCTGCTCGATCGCGTCTATGACGCCTGGTCGTTCAATGCCATTCCGCAATTCGGCAAGATGATCACCGGCGACGCCGAACCTTATCAATATCTGGTCGAGTCGATCCGCAAATTCCCCAATCAGGAGGATTTCGCGGCGATGATCCGCACCGCTGGCTTCTCCCGTGTGTCCTACACCAATTACACCGGCGGCATCGCCGCCCTGCATTCCGGCTGGAAGCTTTAA